The Mycobacterium sp. EPa45 genomic interval CGCCGCGTACGCAGAGGAGCACACAGACGGCCCGGTACGCGGATTCGGTTGGCGCGTCGATATGTTCGGCCCTGCTGGGCCCAACCGCCACGAGCTGGACAGGGTGTTGCCGGACCGGCCCGGCTTCTTCTTCGCGATCGACGGCCACAGCATGTGGGCCAACAGCATGGCTCTGCGGATCGCCGGCGTCGGCCGCGACACCCCCGATCCGGTTCCCGGCTTCAGTTATTACATGCGCGACGAACACGGTGAACCCACCGGCTACATCCTCGAGGTCGACGCCGTACTGAGTCTGGTGAACGCGGTCGAGCCGATCTCGCCGCGGTCGATGCAGGCGCTGCTGGAAACCTGGCTGCCGAAGGCCTCGGCGGCCGGTATCACCACGGTCTTCGATGCCGGGGTGCCTCCGATCGGTGAGGATCAGGGAGCGCTGATCGCGCTCTACACCGATCTGGAGAAGCGCGGGGCGCTGCCCTTCCGGGTGGCGGCGTCCTACAGCGTGAAGGGGCCGCCGGTCGACGACGCGGTCGCCAAGCTGACCGACATCCGCAACCGGCTATCGACCGAGCTGGTCAATTTCGGGGTGGTGAAGATCATCGGTGACGGGACGCAAGGCGGATACACCGCGTGGCTGATCGAGCCGTATGCCGACAAACCCGATTCGATCGGCGCATCACCGTTCACCGACGATCAGTGGCGCCAGCTTGTCCGCGAGGTCGACGCCGCGGGCTTCGATGTCCACGTGCACGCGTGCGGAGAGCAGACGGCGCGTACCGCGCTGGATTCCATCGAGGCGGCGATCGAGGCGAACCCGCCGCGCGACCGCCGGCACACGATCGCCCATCTGGTGTACGTCGAGGATCCGGACAATCAGCGATTCGGCAAACTCGGTGTGACGGCACAGTTTTCGGCGAATTGGATGTCTGCGGATCCGGACACCGTGCTCAACATGGCCGCGCGCTGCGGCAAGCCCCGCCAGGACTTGTTTTATCGCGCGCAAGATGTCCTGCGCTCGGGTGGCCGGATCTCTTTGGGCACAGACTGGCCGGCGGCGGGCTACTTCTCCACCTACAAGCCGCTCGAATCCATCCAGATCGGGGTGACCCGCCAGCTGATCGGAGACCCCGACGCACCCGTGCTGGCGCCGGCCGAGCAGAAGCTCGGCGTAGCGGAGGCGGTGCACGCCAACACCATGGGCGCCGCCTACCAGGTCCGGCTTGACGCCTTGGTCGGCTCCGTCGAGGTGGGTAAGCGCGCCGACTTGATTGTGTTGGATTCCAATATCTTCGAGGTCGACCCGCACGACATCCACCGCGCGACCGTCACGATGACCATGATGAACGGAGTAGTCCGCCACCAGATCTAGCTCAGGCGGCGAGCACCTTCAGCAGCTCGCCGTTGAGGTAAATCTCTACCGCGGTCATCGGCCTGTTCGGCGTTCCAGGCATCGGCGGTGCGGCTGAGCGATAGTGCGCCCCGGTCGGGGTGGTGAATTCCGCTGTGTGCGTGCCGTTGTCATCAACGTCGGTCACGACCTTCCAACCCCGCGACTCCTTGGTGTAGTTGCACGCCTCGCACATCCCCAGCCCGTTCTCCGAGCTGGTGGCGCCGCCGCGCGAATGTGGTGTCGCATGGTCGCGGTGCCGAACGGGTGCATCGCAGTACGGCGTCCGACACCGTTGGTCCCGCAGTTCGATGAAGTCCGCCAAGCCTTTCGGGAACACTCGCGACCGGGAGTCCATCGCAACCAGTGCGCCACCGGCCGGATTGGCATACAGACGGCGAAGTGTGGCTCGCGAGCGATCGTCGGTCACCGTGTCCATGACCATCTTCTGGGCCACTGCCGAAGGGACCGAACCGTAACCGGCGATCACGGCCGCGCCGTTCTCTGCCCCGAGCAGCATCTGGTCGGAGACCACCAGGTTCACCGCCATCGGCACGGGTTCATCCGCCGGCCGGCCGGTCACCCGCTCGACCAGTGTGTCGGCCATGACCTGCCCACGAGAGCGGGCGTCGCCACAGACGTCGGCCTCCCTCTTGAGCGCGGCATACACCGAGACTCCTTGCGCCACCGGCAGCAACGCCGTCACATACGTCATAGTGTCCGGCGCTGGGCGCATCGTGACGGTGCGCTCGCCCGCAGCCTTGGCTGCCCGGTCGACCAGCGCGTGCGGGTCCAGCCGGTAGGCGATCGCCTTGGCCTTCGCCGCCAGGGCCGCGTCTCCGACTCCCACCAGGGTGTCCGGATCCGAGCACAGGTCGGAGTCGAGCTGCCGCCGGTCTTCCACGTCCAAACACGCCGACTCCCGCACCACGATGGTCGCCCGCCATTCCGACAGCACGCCGGCCTCCAAAGCGGCCAGCGTGTGCGGCATCTCGTACACCAGAGCCTTGGCGAACCCCAGATGTTGATCGCCACGGGCGCGCGAATCCCGCCGCGCGAGCGCCACCTCCGCAGCCAAGCCGCGGCCTCGCCGCTTGGCCGGCACCCCAATCGATTCCTCCGCCGCGCGCCTGGCGGCGTCCAGCGCGGCGGTCAACCGCGCCTGCCCGGCAGCCGCCGCGGCTTTGAGCCGTTCCAGCTCTGCGATGCCCTCGACCATTGCCGATTGATCAGCCGGGTCGAAATCAGACAGTATCTCGAACATGTGTTCGAGTATGCCACCGGGGTGTGACAGAATCGTTCAGCGCCGAACGACGGCCGTCGCCGTCAGCCGATCCTGCAGACCGCGGCCATCGGCGTCGGTGAACAGCCCAGGAATCACCAGCGACAGCAGCAGGCCTCGCCCGATCGCCCGGCCGCTGCCGACGTGCTGGCGGTTGTCGACCGGGATCACCATCAGCCCGAGCGCGTACTGCCCCGGTGTGAACCCGAACAGCCGCACGGACAGCACACCCAACACAAACCAGATGCCCAGGACCGCGGTCGACAGCACCGAGACACTGATGAGACCCAGCGTCATCCCCAGCGCCGCCAGGCCGTAGGCAATCAACCAGTCGATCAGCAGCGCCAGGAAACGCCGACCCGACCGCGCCAGCGAACGCGGCCCGGACTCCGGTAGGCCTAACCCCCGGCCAGGCCAGTCAGCGGCGTCACCCGGCTTCACCGGTTCCGGTCCGGACAGCCAGGATCCGATTTCACGCGCCATGGCCCCAGGATATGCGGACCAGCGGCAACCCCCCGTCCCGCGCCGCAGGCCCATTGCGTAACGTCGGCGCAACATGAGCTTGACGACCGTGCAACATCGGATCCATACCGTCAGCCGCGGGTTAACAAACTCACGTGCCGATCCCTGCGTCAAACCGGCTGCACCGAAGGAGTTAGTAAGTTGGCAGAAAAGAACGCTGACGACCTGTTCAAGCTGATCAAGGACGAGAAAGTCGAGTACGTCGACATCCGGTTCTGCGATCTGCCTGGTGTGGTCCAGCACTTCTCCATCCCCGCCTCAGCGTTCGACGAGAGCGTTTTCGAGGACGGCTTGGCGTTCGACGGTTCATCCGTGCGCGGCTTCCAGTCGATCCACGAGTCCGACATGCTGCTGCTGCCAGATCCCGTCACTGCGCGCATCGACCCCTTCCGCGCGGCGAAGACCCTGAACCTCAACTTTTTCGTGCACGACCCCTTCACCCGTGAGGCCTACTCGCGCGACCCGCGCAATGTGGCCCGCAAGGCGGAGAACTACCTGATCAGCACCGGCATCGCCGACACCGCCTACTTCGGCGCCGAGGCCGAGTTCTACATCTTCGACTCGGTGAGCTTCGATTCGAAGATCAACGGCACCTTCTACGAGGTCGACTCCGAGTCCGGCTGGTGGAACTCCGGTGAGCCGTTCGAGGCCGACGGATCGGCCAACCGCGGTTACAAG includes:
- a CDS encoding HNH endonuclease signature motif containing protein, which codes for MFEILSDFDPADQSAMVEGIAELERLKAAAAAGQARLTAALDAARRAAEESIGVPAKRRGRGLAAEVALARRDSRARGDQHLGFAKALVYEMPHTLAALEAGVLSEWRATIVVRESACLDVEDRRQLDSDLCSDPDTLVGVGDAALAAKAKAIAYRLDPHALVDRAAKAAGERTVTMRPAPDTMTYVTALLPVAQGVSVYAALKREADVCGDARSRGQVMADTLVERVTGRPADEPVPMAVNLVVSDQMLLGAENGAAVIAGYGSVPSAVAQKMVMDTVTDDRSRATLRRLYANPAGGALVAMDSRSRVFPKGLADFIELRDQRCRTPYCDAPVRHRDHATPHSRGGATSSENGLGMCEACNYTKESRGWKVVTDVDDNGTHTAEFTTPTGAHYRSAAPPMPGTPNRPMTAVEIYLNGELLKVLAA
- a CDS encoding amidohydrolase — encoded protein: MCTACEWAPHFSALGTGVLTRRTALRAAAAAQPATGAYADVVFRGGPIYTVSPKQPWAKAVAVTGNTISYVGDEAGANALAGPDTRVVDLEGNLMLPGFVEGHIHPFLGSFLTSGVDLQVPTGEEALAAIAAYAEEHTDGPVRGFGWRVDMFGPAGPNRHELDRVLPDRPGFFFAIDGHSMWANSMALRIAGVGRDTPDPVPGFSYYMRDEHGEPTGYILEVDAVLSLVNAVEPISPRSMQALLETWLPKASAAGITTVFDAGVPPIGEDQGALIALYTDLEKRGALPFRVAASYSVKGPPVDDAVAKLTDIRNRLSTELVNFGVVKIIGDGTQGGYTAWLIEPYADKPDSIGASPFTDDQWRQLVREVDAAGFDVHVHACGEQTARTALDSIEAAIEANPPRDRRHTIAHLVYVEDPDNQRFGKLGVTAQFSANWMSADPDTVLNMAARCGKPRQDLFYRAQDVLRSGGRISLGTDWPAAGYFSTYKPLESIQIGVTRQLIGDPDAPVLAPAEQKLGVAEAVHANTMGAAYQVRLDALVGSVEVGKRADLIVLDSNIFEVDPHDIHRATVTMTMMNGVVRHQI
- a CDS encoding RDD family protein; translation: MAREIGSWLSGPEPVKPGDAADWPGRGLGLPESGPRSLARSGRRFLALLIDWLIAYGLAALGMTLGLISVSVLSTAVLGIWFVLGVLSVRLFGFTPGQYALGLMVIPVDNRQHVGSGRAIGRGLLLSLVIPGLFTDADGRGLQDRLTATAVVRR